A region of Rhodospirillales bacterium DNA encodes the following proteins:
- a CDS encoding TAXI family TRAP transporter solute-binding subunit, translating into MTTLRRGAVAALAVVAIAGAAGALAQPKGMTLGTASVGGTYFIYGGVVAKILTDKIGAQVSTQQTQGPNQNVILVEDKKIELGMTTMGVALQAWTGSAEWTKGKKYTNIRALFPMYDTPLQCVALKKSGITSFKQLDGKTVGVGPKAGTPGTYIPMIFSALGMKATIRNGQGSDMAGQLGDGIIDAFCFGAGLPIAAFSQIDAEKEANFFTWSDDERAKIMKAMPEFSEALIPKGTYKQQTVDQKTIGLYNFAITHKDLPDDVAYNIVKAILENNAAMVQGHESARETVIGNADRNAFLTFHPGAVKYYKEKGAKLNPAALPK; encoded by the coding sequence ATGACCACCCTACGCCGCGGCGCCGTCGCCGCTCTCGCCGTCGTCGCCATCGCCGGCGCCGCCGGCGCGCTGGCGCAGCCCAAGGGCATGACGCTCGGCACCGCCTCGGTCGGCGGCACGTATTTCATCTACGGTGGCGTCGTCGCCAAGATCCTGACCGACAAGATCGGCGCCCAGGTGTCGACGCAGCAGACGCAGGGTCCGAACCAGAACGTCATCCTGGTCGAGGACAAGAAGATCGAGCTCGGCATGACCACGATGGGCGTCGCGCTGCAGGCGTGGACCGGCTCGGCCGAGTGGACCAAGGGCAAGAAGTACACGAACATCCGCGCCCTGTTCCCGATGTACGACACGCCGCTGCAGTGCGTCGCGCTGAAGAAGTCCGGAATCACCTCGTTCAAGCAGCTCGACGGCAAGACCGTCGGCGTCGGCCCGAAGGCGGGCACGCCGGGCACGTACATCCCGATGATCTTCTCGGCGCTGGGCATGAAGGCGACGATCCGCAACGGCCAGGGCTCGGACATGGCCGGGCAGCTCGGCGACGGCATCATCGACGCGTTCTGCTTCGGCGCCGGACTGCCGATCGCGGCGTTCTCGCAGATCGACGCCGAGAAGGAGGCCAACTTCTTCACCTGGAGCGACGACGAGCGCGCCAAGATCATGAAGGCGATGCCGGAGTTCTCCGAGGCGCTGATTCCGAAGGGCACCTACAAGCAGCAGACGGTCGACCAGAAGACGATCGGCCTCTACAATTTCGCGATCACCCACAAGGATCTGCCGGACGACGTCGCCTACAACATCGTCAAGGCGATCCTCGAGAACAACGCCGCGATGGTGCAGGGCCACGAATCGGCCAGGGAGACGGTGATCGGCAACGCCGACCGCAACGCCTTCCTGACGTTCCATCCCGGCGCCGTGAAGTACTACAAGGAGAAGGGCGCGAAGCTCAATCCGGCGGCGCTGCCGAAGTGA
- a CDS encoding TRAP transporter fused permease subunit, producing MATPSAATTPEPRDLAEVGAVDVDELEHAGGRREHRGWERPLFFWLCAGFTGFHLWILVGPVVVKFVDSTFALDGAFNRLLAPNLDQELFRSIHLAWGATLGFGFFTIAKGRGAKGVPWYDWLLIAGSIGCAVYMWRNLDDLQMNQGALYDLPDLVYSLVGLVTLFEFTRRTAGMPLTVIVAVFMLYAMFGHLFPERWALYHNKSLKDLWFAFPYVFSNLGVFGTTLEVSSTFIIMFTAFAAFLTRSKAGDYFNDLSVGLVGWARGGPAKVAVLSGVMFGSISGSSVANVVASGSVTIPMMRRVGYDRATAGAIEATSSTGGQITPPVLGAAAFLMAEATGIKYAEIAGAAIIPCLLFYIACYAHCDLHAAKNGLRGLPRSELPPLGPMMARLYMIAPIAVLIWAFIDGYSAFLAAGLGIALCVVVSWFNGLARGADGRLGWRPGDDVMRGRGIVEALEIGAKDSIQLVSVCAAAGIIVGVIALTGIGGRFAQIMQVVAGENQFLAMLFTMVIVTILGMGMPTTAAYAIAASVVAPGLVQIGVPKLVAHMFIFYYAVLSAITPPVAVASIAAAGMAKADAWKTSWIAVKLGLATFIVPIAVADVAGAALVAAGWLAQRAIDGRRARA from the coding sequence ATGGCCACGCCAAGCGCCGCGACGACGCCGGAGCCGCGCGACCTCGCCGAGGTCGGCGCGGTCGACGTCGACGAGCTCGAGCACGCCGGGGGAAGGCGCGAGCACCGCGGCTGGGAACGACCCCTGTTCTTCTGGCTGTGCGCGGGATTCACCGGGTTCCACCTCTGGATCCTGGTCGGTCCGGTGGTCGTCAAGTTCGTCGATTCCACGTTCGCCCTGGACGGCGCGTTCAACAGGCTGCTGGCCCCCAACCTCGACCAGGAGCTGTTCCGGTCGATCCATCTCGCGTGGGGCGCGACGCTTGGGTTCGGCTTCTTCACGATCGCCAAGGGTCGGGGCGCCAAGGGCGTGCCGTGGTACGACTGGCTGCTGATCGCGGGCTCGATCGGCTGCGCCGTCTACATGTGGCGCAACCTCGACGACCTGCAGATGAACCAGGGCGCGCTCTACGACCTGCCGGACCTGGTCTACAGCCTGGTCGGCCTGGTCACGCTGTTCGAGTTCACGCGCCGGACCGCAGGCATGCCGCTGACCGTGATCGTCGCGGTGTTCATGCTCTACGCGATGTTCGGGCACCTGTTCCCGGAGCGCTGGGCGCTGTACCACAACAAGTCGCTCAAGGACCTGTGGTTCGCGTTCCCCTACGTCTTCAGCAACCTCGGGGTGTTCGGCACGACGCTCGAGGTGTCGTCGACCTTCATCATCATGTTCACGGCCTTCGCCGCGTTCCTAACGCGCTCCAAGGCGGGCGACTACTTCAACGACCTGTCGGTCGGCCTGGTCGGCTGGGCGCGCGGCGGCCCGGCCAAGGTCGCGGTGCTGTCCGGCGTGATGTTCGGCTCGATCAGCGGGTCGTCGGTCGCCAACGTCGTCGCCTCCGGCTCGGTCACGATCCCGATGATGCGGCGCGTCGGCTACGACCGGGCGACGGCCGGCGCGATCGAGGCGACGTCGTCGACCGGCGGTCAGATCACGCCGCCGGTGCTCGGCGCGGCGGCGTTCCTGATGGCCGAGGCGACGGGCATCAAGTACGCGGAGATCGCCGGCGCGGCGATCATCCCGTGCCTGCTGTTCTACATCGCCTGCTACGCGCACTGCGACCTTCACGCCGCCAAGAACGGCCTGCGCGGCCTGCCGCGCTCCGAGCTGCCGCCGCTCGGACCGATGATGGCGCGGCTCTACATGATCGCGCCGATCGCGGTGCTGATCTGGGCCTTCATCGACGGCTACTCGGCGTTCCTGGCGGCCGGACTGGGAATCGCGCTCTGCGTCGTGGTCAGCTGGTTCAACGGCCTGGCGCGCGGCGCCGACGGGCGGCTGGGGTGGCGTCCCGGCGACGACGTCATGCGCGGCCGCGGCATCGTCGAGGCGCTCGAGATCGGCGCCAAGGACAGCATACAGCTGGTGTCGGTCTGCGCCGCCGCCGGCATCATCGTCGGCGTCATCGCGCTGACCGGGATCGGCGGCCGCTTCGCCCAGATCATGCAGGTCGTCGCCGGCGAGAACCAGTTCCTGGCGATGCTGTTCACCATGGTCATCGTGACGATCCTCGGCATGGGCATGCCCACGACGGCGGCCTACGCGATCGCGGCCTCGGTGGTGGCGCCGGGCCTGGTGCAGATCGGCGTGCCCAAGCTGGTCGCGCACATGTTCATCTTCTACTACGCGGTGCTGTCGGCGATCACGCCGCCGGTCGCGGTCGCCTCGATCGCCGCCGCGGGCATGGCCAAGGCGGACGCATGGAAGACGTCGTGGATCGCAGTGAAACTGGGACTCGCCACCTTCATCGTGCCGATCGCCGTCGCCGACGTCGCCGGGGCCGCGCTGGTGGCGGCCGGCTGGCTGGCGCAACGCGCGATCGACGGCCGGCGCGCACGCGCATAG
- a CDS encoding pyruvate dehydrogenase complex E1 component subunit beta: MVIQVLMPALSPTMTEGKLAKWHVKEGDKVTSGMVVCEIETDKATMEVEAVDEGTVGAILIAEGAEGVAVNTPIMTLLEDGESAADGAKASSSSSPLMGEGRGGGAPSAAPATGAPPTPALPHKGGGSQVEAESEWTGATVKLTVREALRDAMAEEMRADPKVFLMGEEVAQYQGAYKVSQGLLDEFGGKRVIDTPITEHGFAGIGVGAAFGGLKPIVEFMTFNFAMQAIDQIINSAAKTLYMSGGQMGCPIVFRGPNGAASRVGAQHSQCYASWYAHCPGLKVVAPWSAADAKGLMKSAIRDPNPIIFLENELLYGQAFEVPDSDSFTVPIGKAKIERAGSHVTITAFSIMVGRALQAAEELAKEGIEAEVINLRTIRPLDTATIVESVKRTNRLVSCEEGWPFAGIGSELAALMMEEAFDWLDAPVKRVHGLDIPLPYAANLEKMALPQAADIAAAARAVCNR; the protein is encoded by the coding sequence ATGGTCATCCAGGTACTCATGCCGGCGCTGTCGCCGACCATGACCGAAGGCAAGCTCGCCAAATGGCACGTCAAGGAGGGGGACAAGGTCACGTCGGGCATGGTCGTGTGCGAGATCGAGACCGACAAGGCGACGATGGAGGTCGAGGCGGTCGACGAGGGCACCGTCGGCGCGATCCTTATCGCCGAGGGCGCCGAGGGCGTCGCCGTCAACACGCCGATCATGACGTTGCTGGAGGATGGCGAGAGCGCGGCCGACGGGGCGAAGGCTTCTTCCTCTTCCTCCCCCCTCATGGGGGAGGGTCGGGGAGGGGGAGCTCCATCCGCCGCGCCAGCGACTGGGGCGCCCCCCACCCCCGCCCTGCCCCACAAGGGGGGAGGGAGTCAGGTCGAAGCCGAGTCCGAATGGACCGGCGCCACGGTCAAGCTGACGGTGCGCGAGGCGTTGCGCGACGCCATGGCCGAGGAGATGCGCGCCGATCCCAAGGTGTTCCTGATGGGCGAGGAGGTCGCGCAGTACCAGGGCGCCTACAAGGTCAGCCAGGGGCTGCTCGACGAGTTCGGCGGCAAGCGCGTCATCGACACGCCGATCACCGAGCACGGCTTCGCCGGCATCGGCGTCGGCGCGGCGTTCGGCGGGCTCAAGCCGATCGTCGAGTTCATGACCTTCAACTTCGCCATGCAGGCGATCGACCAGATCATCAACTCGGCGGCCAAGACGCTGTACATGTCCGGCGGCCAGATGGGTTGCCCGATCGTGTTCCGCGGACCCAACGGCGCCGCCTCGCGCGTCGGCGCGCAGCACTCGCAGTGCTACGCCAGCTGGTACGCGCACTGCCCCGGTCTGAAGGTGGTCGCGCCGTGGAGCGCGGCCGACGCCAAGGGCCTGATGAAATCGGCGATCCGCGACCCCAATCCCATCATCTTCCTCGAGAACGAGCTGCTCTACGGCCAGGCGTTCGAGGTGCCGGATTCCGATTCGTTCACCGTGCCGATCGGCAAGGCGAAGATCGAGCGCGCCGGCAGCCACGTCACGATCACCGCCTTCTCGATCATGGTCGGCCGCGCCCTGCAGGCGGCCGAGGAGCTGGCGAAGGAGGGGATCGAGGCGGAGGTCATCAACCTGCGCACCATCCGGCCGCTCGACACCGCCACCATCGTGGAGTCGGTCAAGCGCACCAACCGGCTGGTCTCGTGCGAGGAAGGCTGGCCGTTCGCCGGCATCGGCTCGGAGCTGGCGGCGCTGATGATGGAGGAGGCGTTCGACTGGCTCGACGCGCCGGTCAAACGCGTGCACGGGCTCGACATCCCGCTGCCCTACGCCGCCAACCTCGAGAAGATGGCGCTGCCCCAGGCCGCCGACATCGCCGCCGCCGCGCGCGCGGTCTGCAACCGCTAG
- a CDS encoding pyruvate dehydrogenase complex dihydrolipoamide acetyltransferase — MAIDILMPALSPTMTEGKLAKWHVKEGDKITSGMVICEIETDKATMEVEAVDEGVMGRIVVPEGAEGVKVNAVIAVLVEEGEAVPAAAAAKPAAASAATAAPKTTAASLPPSPLVGEGRGGGAAPPASTSVAPPTPTLPHKGGGGSSASAPGGRIFASPLAKRVAAEAGVDLAKIAGSGPHGRVVRADVDKAVAAGTAKPGPAAAPASAPAPRPASAPVVVTGETTKVPHNSIRKVVARRLTESKQTVPHIYLTVDVELDSLLAARTAINARAEKTKAGKVSVNDMVIKASALALRDHPDVNASWTDDAMILYGSVDISVAVATDRGLVTPIVRDADRKGLGRIAADMKDLAGRAREGKLKLDEFQGGGFTISNLGMYGTVNFQAIINPPQAAILAVGAGEERVVVRGGQMVVRTMMSLTGSFDHRVVDGVLGAQFLQTLKGYLEQPATMLL; from the coding sequence ATGGCCATCGACATCCTCATGCCGGCGCTGTCGCCGACCATGACCGAGGGCAAGCTCGCCAAGTGGCATGTGAAGGAAGGCGACAAGATCACCTCGGGGATGGTGATCTGCGAGATCGAGACCGACAAGGCGACGATGGAGGTCGAGGCGGTCGACGAGGGCGTGATGGGCCGCATCGTCGTGCCGGAGGGCGCCGAGGGCGTGAAGGTCAACGCCGTGATCGCCGTGCTGGTCGAGGAGGGCGAGGCCGTGCCTGCGGCGGCCGCGGCGAAGCCGGCCGCCGCTAGCGCCGCGACGGCGGCGCCTAAGACCACCGCCGCATCTCTTCCTCCCTCCCCCCTTGTGGGGGAGGGCCGGGGAGGGGGGGCTGCCCCCCCGGCGTCGACATCCGTCGCACCCCCCACCCCAACTCTCCCCCACAAGGGGGGAGGGGGTAGCTCGGCGTCGGCACCAGGTGGCCGCATCTTCGCTTCGCCGCTCGCGAAGCGGGTCGCCGCCGAAGCCGGCGTCGATCTCGCGAAGATCGCGGGCAGCGGGCCGCACGGCCGCGTCGTGCGCGCCGACGTCGACAAGGCGGTCGCCGCCGGTACCGCCAAGCCTGGTCCCGCCGCCGCGCCGGCGTCGGCTCCCGCGCCGCGCCCCGCCAGCGCGCCGGTCGTGGTCACGGGCGAGACCACGAAGGTGCCGCACAACAGCATCCGCAAGGTCGTGGCCCGGCGCCTGACCGAGTCCAAGCAGACCGTGCCGCACATCTACCTGACGGTGGACGTGGAGCTCGACTCGCTGCTGGCGGCGCGGACGGCGATCAACGCGCGGGCCGAGAAGACCAAGGCCGGCAAGGTCTCGGTCAACGACATGGTGATCAAGGCCAGCGCGCTGGCGCTGCGCGACCATCCCGACGTCAACGCGTCGTGGACCGACGACGCGATGATCCTCTACGGCAGCGTCGACATCTCGGTCGCCGTGGCCACCGACCGCGGGCTGGTGACGCCGATCGTGCGCGACGCCGACCGCAAGGGGCTGGGGCGCATCGCCGCCGACATGAAGGATCTCGCCGGCCGGGCGCGCGAGGGCAAGCTGAAGCTCGACGAGTTCCAGGGCGGCGGCTTCACGATCTCCAACCTCGGCATGTACGGCACGGTGAATTTCCAGGCGATCATCAACCCGCCGCAGGCCGCGATCCTCGCGGTCGGCGCCGGCGAGGAGCGCGTGGTCGTACGCGGCGGCCAGATGGTGGTGCGCACCATGATGTCGCTGACCGGCTCGTTCGACCACCGCGTGGTCGACGGCGTGCTCGGCGCCCAGTTCCTGCAGACGCTCAAGGGCTACCTCGAGCAGCCCGCCACGATGCTGCTGTAG
- the lpdA gene encoding dihydrolipoyl dehydrogenase, with product MADTTFDLVVVGSGPGGYVAAIRASQLGMKCAIVERENLGGICLNWGCIPTKALLRSAEVYHLMKHADAYGLSATGVAFDAKKVVERSRKVATQLNGGVKHLMRKNKVAVFDGTGKLDGVAGGLRKIAVTGKDGKTTALTAKNVILATGARARQLPGLETDGKLVWSYREAMVPEAIPKSLLVIGSGAIGIEFASFYRTFGAEVTVVEVMDRVLPVEDDEISAFARKAFEKQGMKILTGATVKALRKAANSVTATVEAGGKTQEITVERVISAVGIVGNVEGVGLEGTKIKVEKTHVVTDPWGFTGEPGVYAIGDLTGPPWLAHKASHEGVVCVEKIAGVKGAHPMDVGNIPGCTYCHPQVASVGMTEKAAKAKGHEVKVGRFPFIGNGKAIALGETEGLVKTVFDAKTGELLGAHMIGAEVTELIQGYTVARSLETTEADLMHTVFPHPTISETMHEAVLDAYGRALHI from the coding sequence ATGGCCGACACCACCTTCGACCTCGTCGTCGTCGGCTCCGGGCCGGGCGGGTACGTCGCGGCGATCCGGGCATCGCAACTCGGGATGAAATGCGCCATCGTCGAGCGCGAGAATCTCGGCGGCATCTGCCTGAACTGGGGCTGCATCCCGACCAAGGCGCTGCTGCGCTCGGCCGAGGTCTACCACCTGATGAAGCACGCCGACGCCTACGGGCTGTCGGCGACGGGCGTGGCGTTCGACGCCAAGAAGGTCGTCGAGCGTTCGCGCAAGGTGGCGACGCAGCTCAACGGCGGCGTCAAGCACCTGATGCGCAAGAACAAGGTCGCGGTGTTCGACGGCACCGGCAAGCTCGACGGCGTCGCCGGCGGCCTCCGCAAGATCGCGGTGACGGGCAAGGACGGCAAGACGACGGCGCTGACGGCCAAGAACGTCATCCTCGCGACCGGCGCGCGGGCGCGCCAGCTTCCGGGGCTGGAGACCGACGGCAAGCTGGTGTGGAGCTACCGCGAGGCGATGGTGCCCGAGGCGATTCCGAAGTCGCTGCTGGTGATCGGGTCGGGCGCGATCGGCATCGAGTTCGCGAGCTTCTACCGCACGTTCGGCGCCGAGGTGACGGTGGTCGAGGTGATGGACCGCGTGCTGCCGGTCGAGGACGACGAGATCTCGGCCTTCGCGCGCAAGGCGTTCGAGAAGCAGGGCATGAAGATCCTGACCGGCGCGACGGTGAAGGCGCTCAGGAAGGCCGCCAACAGCGTGACGGCGACGGTCGAGGCCGGCGGCAAGACGCAGGAGATCACCGTGGAGCGCGTGATCTCGGCGGTCGGCATCGTCGGCAATGTCGAGGGCGTCGGCCTGGAGGGCACGAAGATCAAGGTCGAGAAGACCCACGTCGTGACCGACCCGTGGGGCTTCACCGGCGAGCCCGGCGTGTACGCCATCGGCGACCTGACCGGCCCGCCGTGGCTGGCGCACAAGGCCAGCCACGAGGGCGTGGTGTGTGTCGAGAAGATCGCGGGTGTGAAGGGCGCGCACCCCATGGACGTCGGCAACATCCCGGGCTGCACCTACTGCCATCCGCAGGTCGCCAGCGTCGGGATGACCGAGAAGGCGGCCAAGGCCAAGGGCCACGAGGTCAAGGTCGGCCGCTTCCCCTTCATCGGCAACGGCAAGGCGATCGCGCTGGGCGAGACCGAGGGGCTGGTCAAGACGGTGTTCGACGCGAAGACCGGCGAATTGCTGGGCGCGCACATGATCGGCGCCGAGGTCACCGAGCTGATCCAGGGCTACACCGTGGCGCGCTCGCTGGAGACCACCGAGGCCGATCTGATGCACACCGTGTTCCCGCATCCGACGATCTCCGAGACGATGCACGAGGCGGTGCTCGACGCCTACGGACGCGCGCTGCACATCTGA
- the lipA gene encoding lipoyl synthase, whose protein sequence is MDLDLDKPAVPRAERHPEKAHRPDNPVARKPAWIRVKAPNSPEYVETRRLMREHGLSTVCEEAACPNIGECWKLKHATFMILGDTCTRACAFCNVKTGLPGALNPHEPANVAEAVSKLELHHVVVTSVDRDDLPDGGAAHFAATIDAIHRAAPGTTVEILTPDFLRKPGAVDVVVAARPDVFNHNLETVPRLYPTIRPGARYFASLQLLARVKEIDPAAFTKSGLMVGLGETREEIGQVMDDMRAADVDFLTIGQYLQPTRKHAAVDRFWTPDEFTQLAAMARGKGFNMVSATPLTRSSYHAGDDFARLRAARRAAVRPPA, encoded by the coding sequence ATGGACCTCGACCTCGACAAGCCCGCCGTGCCCCGCGCCGAGCGCCACCCCGAGAAGGCGCACCGCCCGGACAACCCGGTGGCGCGCAAGCCCGCGTGGATCCGCGTCAAGGCGCCGAACTCGCCGGAATACGTCGAGACGCGCCGCCTGATGCGCGAGCACGGGCTGTCGACGGTGTGCGAGGAGGCGGCCTGCCCGAACATCGGCGAGTGCTGGAAACTCAAGCACGCCACCTTCATGATCCTCGGCGACACCTGCACCCGGGCCTGCGCCTTCTGCAACGTCAAGACCGGCCTGCCCGGCGCGCTCAACCCGCACGAGCCGGCCAACGTCGCCGAGGCGGTCTCGAAGCTGGAACTCCACCACGTCGTCGTCACGTCGGTCGACCGCGACGACCTGCCGGATGGTGGCGCCGCGCATTTCGCCGCGACCATCGACGCCATCCATCGGGCCGCGCCCGGGACCACGGTCGAGATCCTGACGCCCGACTTTCTGCGCAAGCCCGGCGCCGTCGACGTCGTGGTGGCGGCGCGTCCGGACGTGTTCAACCACAACCTCGAGACCGTGCCGCGGCTCTATCCGACGATCCGGCCCGGCGCCCGCTACTTCGCGTCGCTCCAGCTGCTGGCGCGCGTCAAGGAGATCGATCCGGCCGCGTTCACCAAGTCGGGTCTGATGGTCGGGCTGGGCGAGACGCGCGAGGAGATCGGCCAGGTGATGGACGATATGCGCGCCGCCGACGTCGATTTCCTGACCATCGGCCAGTACCTCCAGCCGACGCGCAAGCACGCCGCGGTGGACCGGTTCTGGACGCCCGACGAATTCACGCAGCTCGCCGCCATGGCGCGCGGCAAGGGCTTCAACATGGTCTCAGCGACGCCGCTGACGCGCTCAAGCTACCATGCCGGCGACGATTTCGCCCGCCTGCGCGCGGCGCGCCGGGCGGCGGTCCGCCCGCCGGCTTGA
- a CDS encoding molybdopterin-dependent oxidoreductase, whose product MEIKRVVCAHDCPDMCSLLAQVDNGRVVKIQGDPDQPFTAGFACAKVNRDTELVHSPERLKTPLRRVGAKGEGRFAPIGWDEALDEITARWKAVIAKTGPLGILGYAYSAHQGLMNRGIVNGLFHALGTTRLQAGTVCDTCCETAWDMTVGPVGGADPETVVDSDLVVAWGADLMAVNVHFWAMLETQRKRGLKIVVIDPRRSRTAQSADWHVPINIGTDAALALGIMHILVRDGLVDRAYVAAHTTGFDKVEKDVLPRFAPARASEITGVPAADIEKLAAMYGRAKAPMIRLGEGMTRFSQGGQALRAVALLPGVTGAYAKRGGGAMLMTAASCDLNYAAVRKPSGPAATRLVNQLRLGDALLNMKDPPIHALFVAANNPAVTCPEAGKVRRGLEREDLFTVVHDPFLSTTARYADIVLPAATYLETDDLYRAYGAYYMQYGPRAVEPQGEAWSNLKLAQTLARRMGLSDPVFSMSTDAIIDELFKGSTGAAAAVDRARLKNAEPQKIAPAKSAAGQEFRTPSGKLEFYSETLAKQGVTPVPDWTQDAEDAREAAKWPLRLLTAPGYFQPHTAYSGVAFLRKREGDPFCVLHPDDAAARGVVDGQRVKLFNDRATVGLVARVRDEIQPGVVLVPGQRPDAEAVSGTVNMLCSDRYTDMGEGATYQSTWLDVAPWPAA is encoded by the coding sequence GTGGAAATCAAGCGTGTCGTGTGCGCCCACGATTGTCCCGACATGTGCTCGCTGCTGGCCCAGGTCGACAACGGGCGCGTGGTGAAGATCCAGGGCGATCCCGACCAGCCGTTCACCGCCGGCTTCGCCTGCGCAAAGGTCAACCGCGACACCGAGCTGGTGCATTCGCCGGAGCGCCTCAAGACGCCGCTGCGGCGCGTCGGCGCCAAGGGCGAGGGCAGGTTCGCCCCGATCGGCTGGGACGAGGCGCTCGACGAGATCACGGCGCGCTGGAAGGCCGTCATCGCCAAGACCGGACCGCTGGGCATCCTCGGCTACGCCTACAGCGCCCATCAGGGCCTGATGAACCGCGGCATCGTGAACGGCCTGTTCCACGCGCTGGGCACGACGCGGCTGCAGGCCGGCACGGTGTGCGACACCTGCTGCGAGACGGCGTGGGACATGACGGTCGGACCGGTCGGCGGCGCCGATCCGGAGACGGTGGTCGATTCCGACCTGGTGGTGGCGTGGGGCGCCGACCTGATGGCGGTGAACGTCCATTTCTGGGCGATGCTCGAGACGCAGCGCAAACGCGGCCTCAAGATCGTGGTGATCGATCCGCGCCGCAGCCGCACGGCCCAGAGCGCCGACTGGCACGTTCCAATCAACATCGGCACCGACGCCGCCCTGGCGCTGGGGATCATGCACATCCTCGTGCGCGACGGGCTGGTCGACCGCGCCTACGTCGCCGCCCACACGACCGGCTTCGACAAGGTCGAGAAGGACGTGCTGCCGCGCTTCGCGCCGGCGCGCGCGTCGGAGATCACCGGCGTTCCCGCGGCCGACATCGAGAAGCTGGCGGCGATGTACGGCCGCGCCAAGGCGCCGATGATCCGGCTCGGCGAGGGTATGACGCGGTTCAGCCAGGGCGGGCAGGCGCTGCGCGCCGTGGCGCTGCTGCCGGGCGTCACCGGCGCCTACGCCAAGCGTGGTGGCGGCGCGATGCTGATGACGGCCGCGTCGTGCGATCTGAACTACGCCGCCGTGCGCAAGCCGTCCGGCCCGGCGGCGACCCGGCTGGTCAACCAGCTCCGGTTGGGCGACGCGCTGCTGAACATGAAGGATCCGCCGATCCACGCGCTGTTCGTCGCGGCCAACAATCCCGCCGTGACCTGCCCGGAAGCCGGCAAGGTGCGGCGCGGTCTCGAGCGCGAGGACCTCTTCACCGTGGTGCACGACCCGTTCCTGTCGACGACGGCGCGCTACGCCGACATCGTCCTGCCGGCGGCGACCTACCTGGAGACGGACGACCTCTACCGGGCCTACGGCGCCTACTACATGCAGTACGGCCCGCGCGCGGTCGAGCCGCAGGGCGAGGCGTGGTCGAACCTCAAGCTGGCGCAGACGCTGGCGCGGCGGATGGGGCTGTCCGATCCGGTGTTCTCGATGTCGACCGACGCGATCATCGACGAGCTGTTCAAGGGTTCGACCGGCGCCGCCGCGGCGGTCGACCGCGCGCGGCTCAAGAACGCCGAGCCGCAGAAGATCGCGCCGGCCAAGTCGGCCGCCGGGCAGGAGTTCCGCACGCCCTCCGGCAAGCTGGAGTTCTATTCCGAGACGCTGGCGAAGCAGGGCGTGACGCCGGTGCCGGACTGGACGCAGGACGCCGAGGACGCGCGGGAGGCCGCGAAGTGGCCGCTGCGGTTGCTCACCGCGCCGGGCTACTTCCAGCCGCACACCGCCTATTCGGGCGTCGCCTTCCTGCGCAAGCGCGAGGGCGATCCGTTCTGCGTGCTGCATCCCGACGACGCGGCCGCCCGCGGCGTCGTCGACGGCCAGCGCGTCAAGCTGTTCAACGACCGCGCGACGGTCGGCCTGGTCGCGCGCGTACGCGACGAGATCCAGCCCGGCGTGGTGCTGGTGCCGGGCCAGCGGCCCGACGCCGAGGCGGTGTCCGGCACGGTCAACATGCTGTGCTCGGACCGCTACACCGACATGGGCGAGGGCGCGACCTACCAGAGCACGTGGCTCGACGTCGCGCCGTGGCCGGCGGCCTGA
- a CDS encoding type II toxin-antitoxin system RatA family toxin has translation MPTHSERRVVPYSPRQIYDLVADVGKYPEFLPWCVGARVRERGERLIVADLAIGFRMFRERFTSRVTLSPDEPDGPRIDTEYADGPFKRLHSHWIFRPHADGCEIDFFVDFEFRSRLLQATIELLFHEAVRRMVAAFENRAKALYGKPALDAARSGAARPLAR, from the coding sequence ATGCCGACGCATAGCGAACGACGCGTGGTGCCGTACTCGCCGCGCCAGATCTACGACCTGGTCGCGGATGTCGGGAAGTACCCCGAGTTCCTGCCGTGGTGCGTCGGCGCCCGGGTGCGCGAGCGCGGCGAGCGGCTGATCGTCGCCGACCTCGCGATCGGCTTCCGCATGTTCCGGGAGCGCTTCACGTCGCGCGTGACCCTGTCGCCGGACGAGCCGGATGGTCCGCGCATCGACACGGAATACGCCGACGGGCCGTTCAAACGGTTGCATAGCCACTGGATATTCCGGCCGCACGCCGACGGCTGCGAGATCGACTTCTTCGTCGATTTCGAATTCCGCTCGCGTCTGCTTCAGGCGACGATCGAACTGCTGTTCCACGAGGCCGTGCGCCGCATGGTGGCGGCGTTCGAGAACCGGGCCAAGGCGCTGTACGGCAAGCCCGCGCTGGACGCGGCGCGATCCGGCGCCGCGCGGCCGCTGGCGCGCTGA